A single genomic interval of Argopecten irradians isolate NY chromosome 8, Ai_NY, whole genome shotgun sequence harbors:
- the LOC138329467 gene encoding protein FAM124A-like produces METDFHKNPYKCRLSVSVPCGKGTRFQKIVSPLMKWIDPSFQMLQIVDDNGCEWKENKEMTSPHVPSEENIVLVPAMTVMLFLYEHGTMSAATVQNYLKKKPWKFHHKVELHNKWTPERAVAAQEFYGLADDLPLWSVCPVHCGNEHFRILFHVKNFQKMMEFYRCVTDMEIESSKPGFCIFQLYSQPGLDIQLALKQSKNIRPYPVQNACLTFQIKHIDPIKTFLDCNVVETGDRTFLVQDPDGNHVILQEQLSSGITTDYESRDLFQTRVTPPVSKLESKTYSKSLRSSSDSQDSGRCSDSDILSSEVEQIKSYNRECNKFPFNSVKRSPGPGHFTGDVNGYDNGYEVPDKYRQWEGQTQLTFDTVTRNNSESMRRVETPVFI; encoded by the coding sequence ATGGAGACCGACTTTCATAAAAACCCATACAAATGTAGACTTAGTGTATCAGTACCGTGCGGAAAAGGAACCCGATTTCAGAAAATCGTATCACCGCTAATGAAATGGATAGATCCGTCTTTCCAAATGCTACAAATTGTTGATGACAATGGTTGTGAGTGGAAGGAAAATAAGGAAATGACTAGTCCACACGTACCGAGCGAGGAAAATATAGTTTTGGTGCCAGCTATGACGGTAATGCTCTTTCTGTATGAGCATGGTACCATGTCGGCTGCAACTGTTCAGAATTATCTGAAGAAGAAACCTTGGAAGTTTCACCACAAAGTGGAATTACACAATAAATGGACTCCAGAGAGGGCTGTCGCTGCTCAGGAGTTTTACGGACTTGCAGACGACCTTCCTTTATGGTCAGTATGTCCAGTACATTGTGGAAATGAACATTTCCGCATATTATTCCATGTCAAGAATTTCCAGAAAATGATGGAGTTCTACAGATGTGTGACGGATATGGAGATAGAAAGTAGCAAACCAGGATTTTGTATATTCCAGCTGTATTCTCAACCTGGATTAGATATTCAACTTGCCCTAAAACAGTCAAAAAACATAAGACCATACCCCGTGCAGAATGCTTGCCTTACATTCCAGATCAAACACATCGACCCAATCAAGACATTTCTCGACTGTAATGTCGTAGAGACCGGTGACAGGACTTTCCTAGTTCAGGACCCCGACGGGAACCATGTTATTCTACAGGAACAACTAAGTAGCGGAATTACAACAGACTACGAATCTCGTGATTTGTTTCAAACTCGAGTCACACCTCCTGTATCCAAGCTCGAATCTAAGACATATTCGAAATCTCTGCGGAGTTCCTCCGACAGCCAGGACTCGGGACGGTGCTCCGATAGTGATATATTGTCAAGTGAGGTCGAACAAATCAAAAGTTACAATCGAGAGTGCAATAAATTTCCTTTTAATTCCGTTAAAAGGAGTCCAGGACCTGGACATTTTACTGGCGACGTTAACGGGTATGACAATGGATATGAAGTACCCGACAAGTATCGCCAGTGGGAGGGACAGACTCAATTAACTTTCGACACAGTCACCAGGAATAACAGCGAGTCTATGAGACGAGTGGAGACTCCCGTTTTCATATGA
- the LOC138329468 gene encoding uncharacterized protein: MNFGCDQLANFLKSKGVSSEGVDSVRGNGISGDMFMQFCEEDIRDAFTVFKDRFTVRKVIRELKLGQSVKPSTPTSHSSPHSASPVSLQRTTQHTQRVPEQRTSYQNSADQHRSFSGHMSNGPMKSPHSERPLFMSSTEPQRTSYGGGSSQQSAVSMTSRLSNDSYSGAGMKRRLSTDHIKREPPENRLDSSTGVCIDLRPKTQEQKQEQNSVFPYASPQLMNATVSSTEEELRAKRNNLSPLHRSGAPYPVCLTQVIPSSSQTHSQSSPLSVKPESNHIMSMAGDKHPGQRSSLEQLTQPLTPSAMVSPHRYDDSGSFMLSLVSSSISRFSGEELLGKKPVRGRPTEAQRLGTVLIRNAAQSVRIWDSAPLWKDIPHEKREGFMQYVVSTAPQLASYTELVWNRLREALQNRRKYLLDKETGRRVLKSSPLLMHVKDDPSMLSINIADVRGLIDLTEQHEQEDTKVVENVKTEAPDDNRAWNIPEVNSSNNCVSEETK; encoded by the exons ATGAATTTCGGATGTGACCAGCTTGCGAATTTTCTGAAGAGCAAGGGGGTGTCATCAGAGGGTGTAGACAGTGTCCGAG GGAATGGCATCAGCGGTGATATGTTTATGCAGTTCTGCGAGGAGGATATCCGGGATGCATTTACGGTATTTAAGGACAGATTTACAGTACGGAAGGTGATTCGAGAGTTAAAGTTAGGACAATCCGTAAAACCTTCAACTCCAACTTCTCACTCCTCTCCACACTCCGCCTCGCCGGTTTCTCTTCAGCGGACAACACAACATACCCAGAGAGTCCCAGAGCAACGAACATCATATCAAAATAGTGCCGACCAACATCGATCATTCTCTGGTCACATGTCGAATGGACCAATGAAATCTCCGCACAGTGAGAGGCCGTTGTTTATGTCTTCGACAGAACCACAGCGAACGTCTTATGGTGGTGGAAGTTcacaacaatcagctgtcagtATGACGTCTAGACTGTCCAATGACAGTTACAGTGGCGCAGGTATGAAGAGACGGTTGTCTACAGACCACATAAAACGGGAGCCACCAGAGAACCGACTGGACAGTTCTACCGGAGTGTGTATTGATCTGAGGCCTAAAACACAGGAGCAGAAACAGGAACAGAACTCTGTGTTTCCGTACGCAAGTCCACAGTTAATGAACGCTACCGTGTCTAGCACTGAAGAGGAGTTGCGGGCGAAGAGAAACAATTTATCGCCGCTTCACAGGTCCGGGGCCCCCTATCCTGTCTGTCTGACTCAGGTCATTCCCAGTTCCTCTCAAACGCATAGCCAGAGTTCCCCTCTCTCCGTTAAACCAGAATCTAACCACATCATGTCTATGGCGGGTGATAAACATCCCGGACAGAGATCGTCGTTAGAACAACTAACACAACCTCTAACTCCTTCAGCGATGGTTAGCCCACATCGATATGACGATTCGGGGTCTTTCATGTTGAGTTTAGTCTCCAGCAGTATATCCAGATTTTCAGGCGAAGAACTTTTAGGTAAAAAGCCCGTAAGAGGTCGCCCGACAGAGGCACAGCGTCTTGGAACAGTGTTGATTAGGAACGCTGCGCAGTCTGTCCGCATTTGGGATTCTGCGCCGTTATGGAAAGACATTCCTCACGAGAAACGTGAGGGCTTCATGCAATACGTAGTCTCAACCGCTCCACAACTAGCTTCCTACACAGAACTCGTGTGGAATCGTCTCCGCGAGGCTCTCCAGAATCGACGGAAGTACCTGCTGGATAAAGAGACAGGGAGACGAGTGTTGAAAAGCTCTCCTCTTCTGATGCATGTGAAAGACGATCCTTCCATGCTGTCAATAAACATTGCAGATGTTCGCGGTTTGATAGACCTCACAGAACAACACGAACAAGAGGACACTAAGGTGGTAGAGAACGTGAAAACGGAGGCACCTGACGACAATCGGGCATGGAACATTCCAGAAGTAAATTCCAGTAACAACTGTGTCAGTGAAGAAACAAAGTAA